One genomic region from Streptomyces sp. NBC_01304 encodes:
- a CDS encoding glycosyltransferase family 4 protein, which produces MHKTLIVTNDFPPRPGGIQAFLHNMALRLDPEQFVVYASTWKRSREGVEATRAFDAEQPFTVVRDRTTMLLPTPRVTRRAVGLLKEHGCTSVWFGAAAPLGLMAPALRKAGATRLVATTHGHEAGWAQLPAARQLLRRIGESTDTITYLGEYTRSRIASALSPEAAARMAQLPPGVDEKTFHPGSGGAEVRERLGLSDRPVVVCVSRLVPRKGQDTLIEAMPAILAEVPDAVLLIVGGGPYENDLRKLAAETGVADSVRFTGSVPWAELPAHYGAGDVFAMPCRTRRGGLDVEGLGIVYLEASATGLPVVAGDSGGAPDAVLDGETGWVVRGGHPEESAERIVALLGDPELRKRMGERGREWVEEKWRWDLLAERLKELL; this is translated from the coding sequence ATGCACAAGACCCTGATCGTGACCAACGACTTCCCGCCCCGCCCCGGCGGCATCCAGGCCTTCCTGCACAACATGGCGCTGCGCCTGGACCCCGAGCAGTTCGTCGTCTACGCCTCCACCTGGAAGCGCAGCCGCGAGGGCGTCGAGGCGACCCGTGCCTTCGACGCGGAGCAGCCCTTCACCGTCGTGCGCGACCGCACGACCATGCTGCTTCCGACGCCCCGTGTCACGCGTCGGGCCGTGGGGCTGCTCAAGGAACACGGCTGTACGTCGGTGTGGTTCGGGGCGGCCGCGCCGCTCGGCCTGATGGCGCCCGCGCTGCGCAAGGCGGGCGCGACGCGGCTCGTCGCCACCACGCACGGGCACGAGGCGGGCTGGGCGCAGCTGCCCGCGGCCCGGCAACTCCTGCGCCGGATCGGCGAGTCGACCGACACCATCACCTATCTCGGCGAGTACACGCGGTCCCGGATCGCCTCGGCACTCAGCCCTGAGGCTGCCGCGCGGATGGCCCAACTGCCGCCCGGCGTGGACGAGAAGACCTTCCACCCGGGGTCGGGCGGCGCCGAGGTGCGGGAGCGGCTCGGGCTCAGCGACCGGCCCGTGGTGGTGTGTGTGTCCCGCCTTGTGCCGCGCAAGGGGCAGGACACGTTGATCGAGGCGATGCCGGCGATCCTTGCCGAGGTGCCGGACGCGGTGCTCTTGATCGTCGGCGGCGGGCCGTACGAGAACGACCTGCGCAAGCTGGCCGCCGAGACGGGAGTCGCCGACTCGGTCCGCTTCACCGGGTCGGTGCCCTGGGCGGAGCTGCCCGCGCACTACGGCGCCGGTGACGTCTTCGCCATGCCCTGCCGTACGCGCCGTGGCGGGCTCGACGTCGAGGGGCTCGGCATCGTCTACCTGGAGGCGTCCGCGACCGGGCTGCCCGTGGTCGCCGGTGACTCGGGCGGGGCGCCGGACGCGGTGCTCGACGGGGAGACCGGCTGGGTGGTGCGCGGCGGACACCCCGAGGAGTCCGCGGAGCGGATCGTGGCCCTGCTGGGGGACCCGGAGCTGCGCAAGCGGATGGGGGAGCGGGGCCGGGAGTGGGTCGAGGAGAAGTGGCGCTGGGATCTGCTGGCCGAGCGCTTGAAGGAGCTGCTTTAG
- a CDS encoding PadR family transcriptional regulator, with translation MLELTILGFLYEHPLHGYELKARIQGLSGHVRPVSDGALYPALTRLVKAGKLDQRTEPGTGAAPRRILSLTDAGRAALLDHLRHPKDADITDGQRFFTLLAFLGHLPSRAEQAAVLRRRQEFLNAPASFFYEEGRPVRAEDEPDLFRQGMLRIARATGNAEKKWLTEAIATLES, from the coding sequence GTGCTGGAGCTGACGATCCTGGGCTTCCTGTACGAACACCCCCTGCACGGATACGAGTTGAAGGCCCGCATCCAAGGCCTCAGCGGCCACGTCCGCCCGGTCAGCGACGGCGCCCTCTACCCGGCCCTGACCCGCCTGGTGAAGGCGGGCAAGCTCGACCAGCGCACCGAGCCGGGCACCGGCGCGGCGCCCCGCCGCATCCTCTCCCTCACCGATGCCGGCAGGGCCGCCCTCCTCGACCACCTGCGCCACCCCAAGGACGCCGACATCACCGACGGCCAGCGCTTCTTCACGCTGCTCGCCTTCCTCGGCCACCTCCCGTCACGGGCCGAGCAGGCCGCGGTCCTGCGCCGCCGCCAGGAGTTCCTGAACGCGCCGGCCAGCTTCTTCTACGAGGAGGGCAGGCCGGTACGCGCCGAGGACGAGCCCGACCTCTTCCGGCAGGGCATGCTGCGGATCGCCAGAGCGACCGGGAACGCCGAGAAGAAGTGGCTCACCGAAGCGATCGCCACGCTGGAATCCTGA
- a CDS encoding MATE family efflux transporter has protein sequence MTGAEHRKRLVALAYPVYFELLAGVAAGIINMVWVARLGGPSVAAVAVATNVENLLLGVALIAASGTTVLVARARGAGDPGALRSAVRGGWVLCGVLAPVVACGGFLVREPLARLVLGGSAGPEVALVAGYFAISLPGMAVYFAQIQLDGVLKGAGDTRTPMRLAFLANGLILVLDPLLIQAYGIRGAALATVIGRAVALCAGILVLRRRGLLRVGRGGFAAARRTLRTGLLLGADFLVRMAATLALVGVVGRLGATSLAAYGIATKAMYVATMAFYAVRQAASLHTAHTLGAGRDERRAIGRQVLTVSGALGVGAAGLLLVGAPVVLRAFGAAPEVAGAGAVFLRCLGPYLILLSCFIALGGVFEGSGRGPALLRITVLGAVLQLPLAYALSGLGLPGVCLAMALAMAVQCAALGLLLRRVPRQEPSRALSRAA, from the coding sequence ATGACAGGTGCCGAGCACCGCAAGCGGCTTGTCGCGCTGGCGTATCCGGTCTACTTCGAGCTCCTCGCGGGGGTCGCCGCCGGGATCATCAACATGGTCTGGGTGGCCCGGCTCGGCGGCCCGTCCGTCGCCGCGGTGGCGGTCGCGACGAACGTGGAGAACCTGCTGCTCGGGGTGGCCCTGATCGCCGCCTCGGGCACGACCGTGCTGGTCGCGCGGGCGCGCGGGGCGGGCGATCCCGGGGCGCTGCGCTCGGCGGTGCGCGGCGGCTGGGTGCTGTGCGGCGTGCTCGCGCCGGTCGTGGCCTGCGGCGGGTTCCTGGTGCGGGAGCCGCTCGCCCGGCTCGTGCTCGGGGGATCGGCGGGGCCCGAAGTGGCGCTCGTGGCCGGGTACTTCGCGATCTCGCTGCCGGGCATGGCCGTGTACTTCGCGCAGATCCAGCTCGACGGCGTGCTCAAGGGGGCGGGCGACACCCGGACGCCGATGCGGCTCGCGTTCCTGGCCAACGGGCTGATCCTGGTGCTCGATCCGCTGCTGATCCAGGCGTACGGCATCCGGGGCGCGGCCCTCGCCACCGTGATCGGCCGGGCGGTGGCGCTGTGCGCGGGGATCCTGGTGCTGCGCAGGCGGGGGCTGCTGCGGGTGGGGCGCGGGGGCTTCGCGGCGGCGCGCCGGACGCTGCGGACCGGGCTGCTGCTGGGGGCCGACTTCCTGGTGCGGATGGCGGCGACGCTCGCGCTGGTCGGGGTCGTGGGGCGGCTCGGGGCCACGTCCTTGGCCGCGTACGGGATCGCGACCAAGGCGATGTACGTCGCCACGATGGCGTTCTACGCGGTGCGGCAGGCGGCGTCCCTCCACACCGCGCACACACTCGGGGCCGGCCGCGACGAGCGGCGGGCCATCGGGCGACAGGTCCTGACGGTGTCCGGCGCGCTGGGTGTCGGAGCGGCGGGGCTGCTACTGGTGGGCGCGCCCGTGGTGCTGCGGGCCTTCGGGGCGGCGCCCGAAGTGGCCGGGGCGGGGGCGGTGTTCCTGCGCTGCCTGGGCCCGTACCTGATCCTGCTGTCCTGCTTCATCGCGCTCGGCGGCGTCTTCGAGGGCAGCGGCAGGGGTCCGGCGCTGCTGCGGATCACCGTGCTCGGGGCGGTGCTCCAACTCCCGCTCGCGTACGCCCTGTCGGGGCTCGGGCTGCCCGGGGTGTGCCTGGCGATGGCGCTCGCGATGGCCGTCCAGTGCGCCGCACTGGGGCTCCTGCTGCGGCGCGTCCCGCGTCAGGAGCCGAGCAGGGCGCTGTCCCGGGCGGCCTGA
- a CDS encoding glycosyltransferase 87 family protein — translation MAGARGVRLDTADSGILATWVATRALLLLCVFKVFTLPGPDVTSDVEVIYQGWFEILRTGTFPLDDVTWQYPPAAALAVLAPGALPFLAYTSAFFVLTLLCDAAVLGFLRYAGGRPGKQRTGAWVWVGGVPLLGPTAYARYDLLVTAVAVLGLLAGARRARTMGALAGFGALLKMWPVLLLIGTPQGRATRRSWVVAAATAGGLLVAFTAAMPGALAFLDFQRDRGTEVESLGALVFHVARHFGWQGWMQLNYGSVEFLGPYVPLVSALAQGLSVLAFGWLLLWRLRARAWAPSTPCDAAFAAVLLFTATSRVISPQYLLWLVGLAAVCLTFRAGRMTRPAVLVLGATAVTFLEFPLFFSHVAVSDPLGVTLLLVRNGLLAAAALIACRTLWRQTVTEPRLSERRVPAQAARDSALLGS, via the coding sequence ATGGCGGGCGCAAGGGGCGTAAGGCTCGATACAGCGGACAGCGGGATCCTCGCGACGTGGGTCGCCACCAGAGCCCTGTTGCTGCTCTGCGTCTTCAAGGTGTTCACGCTCCCGGGCCCGGACGTCACCAGCGATGTCGAGGTCATCTACCAGGGCTGGTTCGAGATCCTGCGCACAGGAACGTTCCCGCTCGACGACGTCACCTGGCAGTACCCGCCGGCGGCCGCGCTCGCCGTGCTCGCCCCGGGCGCGCTGCCGTTCCTCGCCTACACGTCCGCCTTCTTCGTCCTCACCCTCCTGTGCGACGCCGCCGTCCTCGGCTTCCTCCGGTACGCGGGCGGGCGCCCCGGCAAGCAGCGGACGGGCGCCTGGGTCTGGGTCGGGGGCGTGCCGCTGCTCGGGCCGACGGCCTATGCGCGGTACGACCTGCTGGTCACGGCGGTCGCGGTCCTGGGCCTGCTCGCGGGCGCCCGCCGGGCCCGCACGATGGGGGCGCTCGCGGGGTTCGGGGCGCTGCTCAAGATGTGGCCGGTGCTGCTCCTGATCGGCACGCCACAGGGGCGGGCCACGCGCCGGTCCTGGGTGGTGGCGGCCGCGACGGCGGGTGGCCTGCTCGTCGCCTTCACGGCGGCGATGCCGGGGGCGCTCGCCTTCCTGGACTTCCAGCGGGACCGGGGCACCGAGGTCGAGTCCCTGGGCGCCCTGGTGTTCCACGTCGCGCGGCACTTCGGCTGGCAGGGCTGGATGCAGCTCAACTACGGCTCGGTGGAATTCCTCGGCCCGTACGTCCCGTTGGTGAGCGCCCTCGCCCAGGGCCTTTCGGTGCTCGCCTTCGGCTGGCTGCTGCTGTGGCGGCTCAGGGCGCGGGCGTGGGCGCCGAGCACGCCGTGCGACGCGGCGTTCGCGGCGGTGCTGCTGTTCACCGCCACGAGCCGGGTGATCAGCCCGCAGTACCTGCTGTGGCTGGTGGGGCTCGCGGCGGTGTGCCTGACGTTCCGGGCCGGGCGGATGACGCGGCCGGCGGTCCTGGTCCTGGGTGCCACCGCGGTGACGTTCCTGGAGTTCCCGCTCTTCTTCTCGCACGTGGCGGTCAGCGATCCGCTGGGCGTCACGCTTCTGCTCGTACGCAACGGGCTCCTGGCCGCCGCGGCCCTGATCGCCTGCCGCACCCTGTGGCGGCAGACGGTCACCGAGCCGCGCCTGAGCGAGCGCCGGGTGCCCGCTCAGGCCGCCCGGGACAGCGCCCTGCTCGGCTCCTGA